Within Sphingobium sp. SCG-1, the genomic segment CCGCTCTATTTTCGCCTGATCCAGCAGATCGGAGCGGGCCGCGCCGCCTATTCCGGCGTTCTGGTCCCTGTGATCGCCATGCTGCTTTCGACGTTGTTCGAAAGCTATCGCTGGTCGACGCTGGCGGCGGCAGGCGCGGCGCTGTCGATCGCCGGCATGGTCATCGCGATGCGCGCCAAGCCCTCGCGATAGGTCGGATAGCGAGGAGTCCAGCGCAGCAGCCGCTTCGCCTTGCCGTTCGCGATCCGGCGGTTCTCCCCATAGAAGCCCCGCGCCATCGGCGTGAGCTTCGCTTCTTCCAGTGAGAGCAGCGGCGGCAGCGGAAGTCCGCTCAGCGCACATGCGGCTTCGATCACGCGATTCTGGCTGCACGGATAGTCGTCCGCCAGATTATAGACGCCCGGCGGCCCCTCGAACCCCGCGACTATGCCCGAGACGATGTCATCGACATGCACCCGGCTGAACACCTGCCCCGGCAAGTCGATCCGCCGCGCCCGTCCGTCCAGCAGGCGATCTATTGCGGATCGCCCCGGCCCATAGATACCGGGCAGCCGAAAGACGCGCACATCGTCACGCACGCCGCCCCAGGCGAGGTCGGCCTCCGCCCGTGCGCCGCGTCTGCCATGGCCGATCGGTGCGCGCTCGTCCACCCATGCCCCGCCCGTATCGCCATAAACGCCGGTCGCGGAGATATAGCCGATCCAGCGCGTCGGTGACGTCATGATGTCCGCGCCATAGCGCGTCAGCACCGGGTCGCGCCCGTCATCGCCCGGTGGCACGGACGAGATGATGTGCGTCGCTGTCGCCAGGCTCGTCCGCACCGCGTCGGCATCATCAAAGGCCAACGCCCCATCCACGGCATCTCTCCGTGTCGCAGTAACGCGCCATCCATCGCCGATCAGCCGTCGCGCTAGCCGCCCCGTCGTATAGCCCAGTCCGAAGATCAGCATATGTCTCATCGCGTCCTTCCTACACATTCCCGCAAAAACATCCATTTATCGCATGCCTATCATTGCCCCCCGGTCCGCCCGCGCATAGGTAAGGCGCATGGCCGACATCCAATCCACCGCCGCCGCTGCCCCCAGCGTCATTCACCGTTCCGATTATCGCCCGCCCGCATGGCTGGTGCCCGATGTCGCGCTCGACTTCCGGCTAGACGCTGCAGCGACCCAGGTACGCGCGAAGCTTTCGGTGGTACGTAATGGCGCACATAGCGATCCGTTGCGGCTGGACGGCGATGGGTTGATGCCGCGCATGATCCGCGTCGATGGCGTGGAACTCACCGCTGACCAATGGTCAATGGAGGCGGGCGCCCTCGTCATCGCACTCCCCGGCGCGGCCCATGAAGTGGAAACGCTGGTCGAACTGTCGCCCACCACCAACACCCAGCTGATGGGGCTTTATGCGTCAGGCGGCTTGCTCTGCACGCAATGCGAGGCGCAGGGCTTCCGCCGGATCACCTTCTTCCCCGACCGCCCCGATGTGCTGTCGCGCTACAGCGTGCGGATGGAGGCAGACAAGGCGCTCTATCCTGTGCTGCTTGCCAATGGCGACCCCGTCGGATCGGGCGATCTGGAAGGGGGCCGTCACTGGGCGCAATGGAACGACCCGTTCTTGAAGCCCTGCTATCTCTTCGCGCTGGTCGCAGCGGACCTTGCCTGCAACGCCGACAGCTTCACCACCATGTCGGGCCGCGAAGTATCGCTCGGCATATGGGTCAGGCAAGCCGATCTGCCCCGCACCACCCACGCGATGAAGGCGTTGAAGGACTCGATGGCCTGGGACGAGCGGGTCTATGGCCGCGAATATGATCTGGCCGTATTCAACATCGTCGCCGTCGCCGATTTCAACTTCGGCGCGATGGAGAACAAAGGCCTCAACATCTTCAATTCGCGCTACATCCTCGCCGATCCCGAGACCGCGACC encodes:
- a CDS encoding NAD(P)-dependent oxidoreductase is translated as MRHMLIFGLGYTTGRLARRLIGDGWRVTATRRDAVDGALAFDDADAVRTSLATATHIISSVPPGDDGRDPVLTRYGADIMTSPTRWIGYISATGVYGDTGGAWVDERAPIGHGRRGARAEADLAWGGVRDDVRVFRLPGIYGPGRSAIDRLLDGRARRIDLPGQVFSRVHVDDIVSGIVAGFEGPPGVYNLADDYPCSQNRVIEAACALSGLPLPPLLSLEEAKLTPMARGFYGENRRIANGKAKRLLRWTPRYPTYREGLARIAMTMPAIDSAAPAAASVDQR